The following proteins are co-located in the Pedobacter frigiditerrae genome:
- a CDS encoding histone deacetylase — protein sequence MLKIAYHPLYAHPLPEGHRFPMLKYELIPEQLLHEGTITKDNLFAPEPLDEENIITTHGKAYWLQLKNLTLSAKDQRRIGFPLSAQLVEREIRIAQGTIDGARYAQQFGVAFNVAGGTHHAGSNWGEGFCLLNDQAIAANYLLNNDLANHILIIDLDVHQGNGTAEIFRNEPRVFTFSMHGDKNFPFRKEQSDLDIPLEDGTDDETFLNKLSDALTVVFAKHKPDFVFYLAGVDVLESDKLGKLSLTKNACKQRDLMVFEACFKHQVPVQVSMGGGYSADIKVIVDAHCNTFRLAADLYI from the coding sequence ATGTTAAAAATAGCCTATCATCCCCTTTATGCACATCCTTTGCCAGAAGGTCATCGTTTTCCGATGCTTAAATATGAGTTGATACCAGAGCAGCTATTACACGAAGGGACAATTACAAAGGATAACTTATTTGCTCCTGAACCTTTGGATGAGGAAAATATCATCACAACTCATGGCAAAGCCTATTGGTTACAGCTTAAAAATTTAACCTTATCAGCTAAGGACCAAAGAAGAATAGGCTTTCCTTTAAGTGCTCAATTGGTAGAAAGAGAAATTAGAATTGCCCAAGGAACAATTGATGGTGCTAGGTATGCTCAGCAGTTTGGTGTTGCTTTTAATGTTGCCGGTGGAACGCATCATGCTGGTAGTAATTGGGGAGAAGGATTTTGTTTATTAAACGATCAAGCTATTGCTGCTAACTATTTATTAAATAATGATTTAGCTAATCATATCTTAATTATAGATTTAGATGTACATCAGGGAAATGGAACAGCAGAAATCTTTCGAAATGAACCAAGGGTTTTTACTTTTTCTATGCATGGCGATAAAAATTTTCCTTTCAGAAAAGAGCAATCTGATTTAGATATCCCATTAGAAGATGGAACCGATGATGAAACCTTTTTGAATAAATTAAGTGATGCATTAACAGTGGTTTTTGCGAAACACAAACCAGATTTTGTTTTTTATTTAGCAGGAGTTGATGTTTTAGAAAGCGATAAATTAGGTAAATTGTCTTTAACAAAAAATGCATGTAAACAACGTGATTTAATGGTTTTTGAGGCTTGCTTTAAACATCAAGTGCCAGTTCAGGTGAGTATGGGAGGTGGTTATTCTGCAGATATTAAAGTAATTGTTGATGCGCATTGTAATACTTTTAGGTTAGCCGCAGATTTGTATATTTAG
- a CDS encoding bestrophin family protein, translating into MINYNPKEWMSFIFHVHKSDTFRKLWPLMLGIAILSAIIAYLELNHLKLGETTYIKNVGMMHNLLGFVLSMLLVFRTNTSYDRWWDGRKLLGALTNVSRNLALKIKALNLSEEEVEFFKYAIPKYGFALKEHLREKQYFGKDSFLIEIDGGKHIPNQVAASIIARLYDLQRDGKISQEQLITLSGDANQFTDICGGCERIRNTPIPYSYSAFIKKFIFIYVITLPIGWVFSLGYFVVPIVPFILYVLASLELIAEEIENPFNQDANDLPVDQICNNIEKHVQEILS; encoded by the coding sequence ATGATCAATTACAATCCTAAAGAGTGGATGAGCTTTATTTTCCACGTCCATAAATCAGATACCTTTAGAAAGTTATGGCCTTTAATGCTGGGTATAGCAATTCTTTCGGCAATAATAGCCTATTTGGAACTGAATCATTTAAAGCTAGGAGAAACCACATACATCAAAAATGTAGGAATGATGCACAATTTATTAGGTTTCGTGTTGTCTATGTTATTAGTTTTTAGAACTAATACCTCTTATGATAGGTGGTGGGATGGCAGAAAGTTACTTGGCGCTTTAACCAATGTGAGTCGTAACCTTGCGCTAAAAATAAAAGCGTTAAACTTATCGGAAGAAGAAGTTGAGTTCTTCAAGTATGCCATTCCGAAATATGGTTTTGCTTTAAAGGAGCATTTAAGGGAGAAACAATATTTTGGTAAGGATAGCTTTTTGATTGAAATAGATGGCGGAAAACACATTCCGAATCAGGTTGCAGCAAGTATAATTGCTAGGTTATACGATTTGCAAAGAGATGGGAAGATTTCACAAGAACAATTAATTACCTTAAGTGGCGATGCCAACCAATTCACAGATATTTGTGGTGGTTGTGAAAGAATTAGAAATACACCAATCCCATATTCTTACAGTGCTTTCATCAAAAAATTCATATTCATTTATGTGATAACTTTACCTATTGGATGGGTGTTTAGTTTAGGCTATTTTGTTGTTCCAATAGTACCCTTTATTCTCTATGTATTAGCGAGTTTAGAGCTCATAGCTGAAGAAATAGAGAACCCATTTAATCAGGATGCAAATGACCTGCCAGTAGATCAAATTTGCAATAATATTGAAAAACACGTCCAAGAGATTTTAAGCTAG